A DNA window from Streptomyces parvus contains the following coding sequences:
- a CDS encoding alpha/beta fold hydrolase, with product MQNPPTFVLVHGAFANSFSFAPLQAELALLGHRSAAVDLPGHGFGATYPAAYQTPQDLGALAAEPGAIKGVTLADNAAHVIQVLERARRNGPTILVSHSRGGATATAVANARPDLIDRIVYVSAWCPVDLDVGDYYAEPEMADVDAGALALALLGNPAELGLLRVNFRTADPAALAAFRQAFAADLTDDEFRTFLNTFQPDENLDVGTSADRAQAATWGRIPRTYVRLAADTSLPPALQDRMIREADALTPDNPFDVRTLEGSHLRWLVRPQPAAELLAELAAL from the coding sequence ATGCAGAATCCACCGACCTTCGTCCTCGTTCACGGAGCCTTCGCCAACTCGTTCTCCTTCGCGCCGCTCCAGGCCGAACTCGCCCTGCTCGGGCACCGGTCGGCCGCGGTCGACCTTCCGGGGCACGGCTTCGGGGCCACGTACCCCGCCGCCTACCAGACGCCCCAGGATCTCGGTGCGCTGGCCGCGGAACCGGGGGCCATCAAGGGGGTCACCCTCGCGGACAACGCGGCCCACGTGATCCAGGTCCTCGAACGGGCCAGGCGGAACGGGCCGACCATCCTCGTCTCCCACAGCCGGGGCGGCGCCACGGCCACCGCCGTCGCCAACGCCCGGCCGGACCTCATCGACCGGATCGTCTACGTCTCCGCCTGGTGCCCCGTCGATCTGGACGTGGGCGACTACTACGCCGAGCCGGAGATGGCCGACGTCGACGCGGGAGCCCTGGCCCTGGCACTCCTCGGGAACCCGGCCGAACTCGGCCTGCTGCGGGTCAACTTCCGCACCGCCGACCCGGCGGCCCTCGCCGCGTTCAGGCAGGCGTTCGCCGCGGATCTCACCGATGACGAGTTCCGGACCTTCCTCAACACCTTCCAGCCCGACGAGAACCTCGACGTCGGTACGTCGGCCGACCGGGCGCAGGCCGCGACCTGGGGCCGGATCCCCCGGACCTATGTGCGCCTGGCCGCCGACACCAGCCTCCCGCCGGCCCTGCAGGACCGCATGATCCGCGAGGCCGACGCGCTGACGCCGGACAACCCCTTCGACGTCCGGACCCTCGAAGGCAGCCATCTGCGCTGGCTCGTCCGCCCGCAGCCGGCCGCCGAGCTGCTCGCCGAACTCGCCGCGCTCTGA